The Trichomycterus rosablanca isolate fTriRos1 chromosome 15, fTriRos1.hap1, whole genome shotgun sequence genome contains a region encoding:
- the hikeshi gene encoding protein Hikeshi isoform X1 encodes MFGCLVAGRLVQTDAQQVTSDKFVFNLPDYENVNHVVVFMLGTVPFPAGMGGAVYFSFPDSVAGQVWQLLGFITNEKPSAIFKISGLKAGEGGSHPFGMMAASQASVAQVGVSIEPLDQLAQQTPVSNSAVSTMDSFTQFTQKMLESLYNFTSSFALSQAQMTPNPSEMFVPASSILKWYENFQRRMAQNPNFWKT; translated from the exons ATGTTTGGGTGTTTGGTTGCAGGCAGACTG GTGCAGACAGATGCCCAGCAGGTTACCAGTGACAAGTTTGTGTTCAACCTACCTGACTATGAAAATGTGAACCATGTGGTGGTGTTCATGCTGGGCACAGTGCCTTTCCCTGCTGGGATGGGTGGTGCCGTTTACTTCTCCTTCCCCGATTCTGTAGCTGGCCAGGTGTGGCAGCTCCTGGGCTTCATAACCAATGAAAAGCCAAGTGCCATATTCAAAATATCTGGTTTAAAAGCTG GTGAGGGTGGGAGTCATCCATTCGGCATGATGGCTGCCTCCCAGGCCTCAGTGGCTCAGGTTGGTGTTTCCATCGAGCCTCTTGACCAGCTTGCCCAACAGACACCCGTTTCTAACTCGGCCGTCTCCACCATGGATTCCTTCACACAG TTTACACAGAAGATGCTGGAGAGTTTGTACAACTTCACCTCGTCCTTCGCTCTGTCACAGGCTCAGATGACACCAAACCCCTCTGAGATGTTTGTTCCTGCCAGCTCCATTCTGAAATG GTATGAAAACTTTCAAAGACGAATGGCGCAGAATCCAAACTTCTGGAAGACATGA
- the hikeshi gene encoding protein Hikeshi isoform X2 — protein MFGCLVAGRLVQTDAQQVTSDKFVFNLPDYENVNHVVVFMLGTVPFPAGMGGAVYFSFPDSVAGQVWQLLGFITNEKPSAIFKISGLKAGEGGSHPFGMMAASQASVAQVGVSIEPLDQLAQQTPVSNSAVSTMDSFTQFTQKMLESLYNFTSSFALSQAQMTPNPSEMYENFQRRMAQNPNFWKT, from the exons ATGTTTGGGTGTTTGGTTGCAGGCAGACTG GTGCAGACAGATGCCCAGCAGGTTACCAGTGACAAGTTTGTGTTCAACCTACCTGACTATGAAAATGTGAACCATGTGGTGGTGTTCATGCTGGGCACAGTGCCTTTCCCTGCTGGGATGGGTGGTGCCGTTTACTTCTCCTTCCCCGATTCTGTAGCTGGCCAGGTGTGGCAGCTCCTGGGCTTCATAACCAATGAAAAGCCAAGTGCCATATTCAAAATATCTGGTTTAAAAGCTG GTGAGGGTGGGAGTCATCCATTCGGCATGATGGCTGCCTCCCAGGCCTCAGTGGCTCAGGTTGGTGTTTCCATCGAGCCTCTTGACCAGCTTGCCCAACAGACACCCGTTTCTAACTCGGCCGTCTCCACCATGGATTCCTTCACACAG TTTACACAGAAGATGCTGGAGAGTTTGTACAACTTCACCTCGTCCTTCGCTCTGTCACAGGCTCAGATGACACCAAACCCCTCTGAGAT GTATGAAAACTTTCAAAGACGAATGGCGCAGAATCCAAACTTCTGGAAGACATGA
- the eed gene encoding polycomb protein eed, whose product MRGKMSEAGNDMPAKKQKLSSDENSNPDLSGDENDDAASVESGTNAERPDTPTNTANAPGRKSWGKGKWKSKKCKYSFKCVNSLREDHGQPLFGVQFNWHSKEGDPLVFATVGSNRVTLYECHSQGEIRLLQSYVDADADENFYTCAWTYDTSTSHPLLAVAGSRGIIRIINHITMQCVKHYVGHGNAINELKFHPRDPNLLLSVSKDHVLRLWNIQTDTLVAIFGGVEGHRDEVLSADFDLLGEKIMSCGMDHSLKLWRINSERMQKAIRGSYEYNPNKTNRPFVSQKIHFPDFSTRDIHRNYVDCVRWLGDLILSKSCENAIVCWKPGKMEDDIDHIKPSESNVTILGRFDYSQCDIWYMRFSMDFWQKMLALGNQVGKLYVWDLEVEDPHKAKCTTLTLPKCTSAIRQTSFSRDSSILIAVCDDASIWRWDRLR is encoded by the exons ATGAGGGGGAAGATGTCCGAGGCGGGAAACGACATGCCGGCTAAAAAGCAGAAATTGAGCAGCGATGAAAACAGCAACCCGGACCTTTCAGGAGACGAAAAT GACGACGCCGCCAGCGTTGAGAGCGGCACGAACGCTGAGCGACCCGACACCCCCACCAACACAGCCAATGCGCCCGGCAGGAAAAGCTGGGGCAAGGGCAAGTGGAAGTCGAAGAAATGCAAATACTCTTTTAAGTGTGTCAACAGCCTGAGG GAAGACCATGGCCAGCCTTTGTTCGGTGTCCAGTTTAACTGGCACAGTAAGGAGGGTGACCCGCTAGTTTTCGCAACAGTGGGAAGCAACAGA GTCACTTTATATGAGTGTCATTCTCAGGGAGAAATCCGGCTCCTGCAGTCTTACGTAGATGCAGAT GCAGATGAGAACTTTTATACCTGTGCTTGGACCTACGACACCAGCACCAGTCACCCTCTCCTGGCCGTGGCAGGCTCCCGTGGCATCATTCGCATCATCAACCACATTACTATGCAGTGTGTCAAG CATTACGTTGGGCACGGGAACGCCATCAACGAACTCAAATTTCATCCCCGGGATCCCAACCTCCTGTTGTCTGTTAGCAAAG ACCACGTGCTGCGGCTGTGGAACATTCAGACGGACACGCTTGTAGCCATATTCGGCGGTGTGGAGGGCCACAGAGACGAGGTCTTGAGTGCG GACTTTGACCTGCTTGGCGAGAAGATCATGTCCTGTGGAATGGACCACTCGCTGAAGCTGTGGAGAATCAACTCGGAGAGAATGCAAAAAGCAATACGAGGCTCTTACGAGTACAACCCCAACAAAACCAAcag GCCGTTTGTGTCTCAGAAGATTCACTTCCCAGACTTCTCCACACGTGACATCCACAGAAACTACGTAGATTGTGTTCGCTGGCTTGGAGATTTAATCCTCTCCAAG TCCTGTGAAAATGCCATCGTGTGCTGGAAACCTGGGAAGATGGAGGACGATATCGACCACATCAAGCCTAGCGAATCAAACGTGACCATTCTGGGCCGATTCGACTACAGCCAGTGTGACATCTGGTACATGCGCTTCTCCATGGACTTTTGGCAAAAG ATGTTGGCGCTGGGAAATCAAGTCGGAAAGCTGTACGTGTGGGACCTTGAAGTCGAAGATCCTCATAAAGCGAA GTGTACCACCCTGACACTCCCTAAATGCACCTCAGCCATCAGGCAGACCAGCTTCAGCAGGGACAGCAGTATTCTTATAGCAGTGTGTGACGATGCTTCTATCTGGCGCTGGGACCGACTGCGCTGA